AATATCACAATTATAAACTGCGTGTAAACAAAAGCCTGGCCTCTGACTTCATCATCTGGTACGTACTTTATTGTCTGAATATTACAcgtacattatatatatgtatacaataTTAAGGTTGTTCTGTTCTGTTATACCTGAACGTTTGGCACGTGGCATAGTGAGTCGGAGGATGACAATGATGATGAAGATTGAGCAAAACTCCACAGATCTATCTCGCTGTTGTTGTGGTCCTGCCCGGAAGGATGGTAGGATGATCTGTTGGAAGATGATGACGATCGAAGAGTTGAAAATTGGAGATTGGTATCGAGGCAATAAGCCATATTGGTGGGGTCATGGAAGCAAGATAATTGCCTAGAACCCTCTATGACCTGTCCATTGAGCTGAGAAGCTACAAGCCTGTCAAGGGCTGCCCAGTTGGTGAGGGCAGCTGAGTCGACCAGGTGATAACCCGAGTTGGGATGTTCAGTAATGGCACTCACCTGAAGATGATTGGTGACTATGCCTAGATCATCATTATCCGTAATATTATTAATCTCTGGAGAAATGGGTAACTGATAGTTATGATTTTGATCAGTGCTGTTAGAGTTTGGGCTCTCTAGGCTTGGAAGTTTCATGAAATATCTCTCATGGTAGCCAATTTTCTTGCCTGTGTCGATGGGCCGGAGAAATGTTGCACTTCGTTTTCCTTCTTTCTGATCTAATAATTCCTTGTTGGAGTTTCCCATGTCTGTGAGTACTTGGTCCAAGTCTCCCCCTCCATCACTAGAATCGTCAAACATCAGGGTTCTGGTTTGTGCAGTGATGATCGAGCCAATAGGGATACTGTCTAGGCTTTTCTGgtgatttttcttcttgaataTACGGCACACCACCCATCCTTCCTCCTGAGGTGCTTCCCCTACAGCATTGGAGATCTTCAAGAAATTTCCCAAGAAACTTATCAGTGTAATTGAAATATTAAGAATGCTAAGACTTCGATCATATATATTTCcatgaaaaaataaaggaagaaCGGCTTACATTAGTACTGTCAGTGACATTGTCGTCCAGTCTATACTCGTGCATGATCCAATCAGATTTTAGCCCATGGGGGGCTCGGCCTTTGTAGAAAACCAAGGTCTTCCTCATTCCAATACGCCTGCAATTTCCGTATATTACTTTGTCCCGGCCAGTGGCCTTCCAGAACCCGGCAGCAGTTGCACGATTGGTGCGAGTCCCAGTGGGATATTTCTTGTCTTTGTGGCTAAAGAAGTACCAATCGTTTTGAGGAGTGCTGCCTATTTTGCAGACCTCTGCAGCAAAAATAGCCAAAATAAAGATCACCAACATCGCTGAACAGATCGACGATTCAGCTAGCTAGGTAAACatatatatcattaattaaCAAAATGCTGTGAAAAAAATGggacatgtatatataaaagaaaagaccaaagaaaataaagacaaatTAATAGGTTTTTAGCCATTACCTTGAATATCCCATGGCTCGAGGTTATTGAGATCGACATCACGAATTACATCGAGGTCAACCTTTTCATAAGAAACCTTCTTCCTTAAGTAATACTGCAAGAGCTCCTCTTC
This genomic interval from Carya illinoinensis cultivar Pawnee chromosome 2, C.illinoinensisPawnee_v1, whole genome shotgun sequence contains the following:
- the LOC122300079 gene encoding NAC domain-containing protein 43-like, which translates into the protein MPENMSISVNGQSKVPPGFRFHPTEEELLQYYLRKKVSYEKVDLDVIRDVDLNNLEPWDIQEVCKIGSTPQNDWYFFSHKDKKYPTGTRTNRATAAGFWKATGRDKVIYGNCRRIGMRKTLVFYKGRAPHGLKSDWIMHEYRLDDNVTDSTNISNAVGEAPQEEGWVVCRIFKKKNHQKSLDSIPIGSIITAQTRTLMFDDSSDGGGDLDQVLTDMGNSNKELLDQKEGKRSATFLRPIDTGKKIGYHERYFMKLPSLESPNSNSTDQNHNYQLPISPEINNITDNDDLGIVTNHLQVSAITEHPNSGYHLVDSAALTNWAALDRLVASQLNGQVIEGSRQLSCFHDPTNMAYCLDTNLQFSTLRSSSSSNRSSYHPSGQDHNNSEIDLWSFAQSSSSLSSSDSLCHVPNVQV